The Pelagibius sp. CAU 1746 genomic sequence GTCGCGGCGGCGGCGGAAGACTACCTCGCGACTCCCCCTCTGCCGCCGGCGGCCATGTTCGACCACCTCTACGCGGAGCTGCCGGCCGCCCTCCGGGCGCAGCGCGACGCAGCGGCGGAGAGTGAAGAAGGATGAGCGAACTGACTCTCGTCGAAGCCGTGCGCCTGGCTCTGGCCCGCGCCATGGGCGACGACGAGACGGTGCTGCTGCTGGGCGAGGACGTCGGCATCGACGGCGGCGTCTTCCGCGCCACCGAGGGGCTGCTCGCGCGCTTCGGCGCGGCGCGGGTGATCGACACGCCGCTGTCGGAGTCCCTCTTTACCGGCCTGGCCGTCGGGCTCGGCGCCCAGGGGTTCCGTCCGGTGATCGAGTACCAGTTCATGGGCTTCATGTACCCGGCCATCGACCAGGTGCTGAACCACGCCGGGCGCCTGCGCAACCGCACCCGCGGACGCCTCTCCTGCCCCATGGTGATCCGTGCGCCCTACGGCGGCGGCATCCACGCGCCGGAGCATCACTCGGAAAGCATGGAGGCCCTCTTTGCCCACATCCCCGGCATCCGCGTGGTGATCCCCTCCTCCCCGGCCAAGGCCTACGGCCTGCTGCTGGCCGCGATCCGCGATCCCGATCCGGTGGTTTTCCTGGAGCCCAAACGCATCTACCGGGCGACCAAGGAAGAGGTCTGCGACGACGGCAGCGCCCTGCCGCTCGACACCTGCTTTACCCTGCGCGAGGGCCGCGACGTGACCCTGGTCTCCTGGGGCGCCATGCTGCGGGAAACCCTGGCGGCGGCGGAGACCCTGGCCGCCGAGGGCAAGGAGGCCGAAGTGATCGACGTCGCCACCCTGAAGCCTTTGGACATGGACACCATCCTCGCCTCGGTGGCGCGCACGGGGCGCTGCGTCATCGTCCAGGAAGCACCCTTGAGCGGCGGGGTCGGCGCCGAGATCGCCGCCGGCCTGGCCGACCGCGGGCTGGTCGACCTGCTGGCGCCCGTCGGGCGCGTCGCCGGCTACGACACGGTGATGCCGCTGCCGCGCCTGGAAGCCCACTACATGCCCACGGAGCAGCGAATCCTGCGCAAAGCGCGCGAGACGCTGGCCTACACATGACGACCTTCAAGCTGCCCGATCTCGGCGAAGGCCTGCAGGATGCGGAAATCGTCTCCTGGCACGTCGGGCCCGGCGACCGTGTGGTGGCCGACCAGCCCCTGGTCTCGGTGGAGACCGACAAGGCGGTGGTGGAGATCCCCTCGCCCCAGTCCGGACGCATCGCCAAGACCTTCGGGGCGCCCGGCGACATCGTCGAGATCGGCGCGCCGCTGGTCGAGTTCGAGAGCGCGGCCGCCGAAGACAAGGGCACCGTGGTCGGCAGCATCGCGGCGGCGGAACAGCCGAAGGCCGCGCCCGGGAAAGCCGCCGCAGCCGAGACGGCGAAGACCGGCCCCGGTGTGAAGGCCGCCCCCGCCGTGCGCGCCCTGGCCAAGCGCCTGGGCGTCGACCTCTCCCACGTGGCGGCCAGCGGACCGGAGGGCGCGGTGCTGGCCAGCGACGTGGAGCGCGCCGCCGCCGCTATTGGAGCGGCCGGACCGCCGGAACCGCTGCGCGGCGTGCGCCGGGCCATGGCGCTCAACATGGCCCGCGCCCATGCCGAGGTGGTGCCGGCCACGGTGACGGAAGAGGCCGACATTCATGCCTGGGCGCAAGGCAGCGACGCCACGCTGCGCCTGGTGCGCGCCATCGTCGCCGGCTGCGCGGCCGAGCCGGCGCTGAACGCCTGGTTCCTGGGTATGGAGACCGGGCGCCGCCTGCACGACAGGGTCGACCTGGGCATCGCCATGGACACCGAGGACGGCCTTTTCGTGCCGGTGCTGCGCGATGTCGGCGGGCGCACCACCGCCGACCTGCGCCAGGGCCTCGAGCGCATGAAGGCCGACGTGCGCGCGCGCCGCGTGCCGCCGAAGGAACTGCGCGGCCAGACCATCACCCTCTCCAACTTCGGCATGTTCGGCGGCCGCCACGCGGCCCTGGTGGTGCTGCCGCCCCAGGTGGCGATCCTCGGCGCCGGCCGCATCGCCGAGCGCGCCGTGGCCTATGATGGCCGGCTCGCGGTGCGCCGCGTGCTGCCGCTGTCGCTCACCTTCGACCACCGCGCCGTGATGGGCGGCGAAGCCTCACGCTTCCTCGCCACCGCGGTGCGGGATCTCGAACAGCCGGAATGACTTGAGGAACTGCCGATGGAGGACGCTTTCCGCTTCTGCGACAATCTGGGCCCCGCCAAGGTCATCCACATCTACGAGACCCACAGCGGCCTCAACGCCATCCTGGTGGTCGACAACGTGGCGCGCGGCCCGGCCATCGGCGGCGTGCGCATGGCCCCCGACGTCTCCACCGAGGAATGCTTCCGCCTGGCCCGCGCCATGACCTTCAAGAATGCCGCAGCGGACCTGCGCCACGGCGGCGGCAAGGCGGTGATCGTCGGCGACCCCCGGATGCCGCCGGAAGGAAAGGCACGGCTGATCCGCGCCTTCGCCGCCGCCATCGCCGAGGTGAGCGACTATATCCCCGGACCGGACATGGGCACCGACGAGACCTGCATGGCCTGGATCCACGACGAGATCGGCCGCTGCGTCGGCCTGCCTTCCGTCCTGGGCGGCATCCCCCTGGACGAGATCGGCGCCACCGGCTTCGGCCTCAGCATCGCCGTCGACGTGGCGCGCGGCTTCTGCGACCTGGACCTGCAAGGCGCGCGCGTCGCGGTGCAGGGCTTCGGCTCCGTCGGCAGGCACGCCGCGCGCTTCCTGGCCGAGAAGGGGGCGGTTCTGGTGGCCGCTGCCGATTCCAAGGTGACGCTCGCCGATCCCGCGGGCCTCGACATCGAGGCGCTGGCCGCACTCAAGGACTCCGGCAGGAACCTGGGCGACCACCCGGCCGGCGAAAAGCTGGACCGCGACGCCGTGGTCGGCGTCGACTGCGACATCTGGATTCCCGCCGCCCGCCCCGACGTCATCCGCGAGGACAATGTCGACCAGGTGAAAGCGAAGCTGGTGGTGGAAGGCGCCAACATTCCCGTCACCGCGGAGGCCGAGGCGGCGCTGCACGACCGCGGCGTCCTCGTCATCCCGGACTTCATCGCCAACGCCGGCGGCGTCATCTGCGGCGCTGTCGAGTTTGCCGGCGGCGGCGAGCGCCAGGCCTTCGACGCCATCGAGGAGAAGGTACGCCGCAACACCCGCGCGGTGCTGGAGGCCAGCCGCGACGACAGAGTGGCGCCCCGCGCCGCCGCCGTCACCCTGGCCCGTCAGAGGGTCGAGGCCGCCACGGCCCTGCGCCGCTGGGCCTAGAGACCGCGGGGATGCCCGGCAGCGCCGGCCCGCCGGTCCTGCGCGGCGCGGGCTTCTTCATAGACCCGCGCGACGATCTCGTTTCTCTCAAGGCCCAGACGCTTGAGGTCGGCGTCACTGAGCGACGACAGCCGGTCAATGGCGCGGCTGACGCTGCGCCAGAAGAAAACCGCGGCGACCCAGGCGCCCAGCGCCGCCCAGGCACGGGCCAGGAGGCCGCGCCCGGTGCCGCCGGCGGAGAGGGCGCCGGTCAGCGCCGCGTCCTGGCTTTTCGCATGAGAGGCCATCTTTCCTTCTCCCGGTCCCCGCGCGCCGCTGCGGATGCTCGATACCGGCGATCCGGCCGGCGCAGCGCGGGACCCTGGCTGCCGTCAAAGAAATTTCCCCCTCTGACTACTGGCCTGGGATGCAGATATCCAATATATTGATAGACCGTTATTCATATCGAACCGATATGTCATGGACCTGCGCCACCTGCGTTACTTCGTTGCCGTGGCCGAGGAAGGCCACGTCACCCGCGCCGCCGAGCGCCTGGGCATTCAGCAGCCGCCCCTGAGTCAGCAGATCAAGGCGCTGGAGGGGGAGCTGGAGGTGCAGCTCTTCCGCCGCAAGCCCCGCGGGGTGGAACTGACGGAGGCCGGCGAAAGCCTGCTGGAAGACGCACGCCGCATCCTGGGAGAAGTCGAGGGCGCCCTGCTGCGGGCACGCCACACGGCGCGCGGCGAACTCGGCCGGCTGGCGGTGGGCTTCACCGCGTCTTCGCCCTTTCACCCCTTCGTGACGCGCCTGCTGCGCGATTTCCGCAGCCGCCATCCCCGGGTCATCATGACCCTTGAGGAGATGGGATCCTCCGAGCTGGTCGAGGCGGTGCAGGCCGAACGCCTGGACGTGGCCTTCATCCGTCCGGCCATCCCGCCCGGCGAGGGCGTGACGCTCCACGACCTGTTGGAAGAACCGATGGTGGCGGCGCTACCGGCAGATCATCGCCTGGCCACCGCCTCGCGCCGGCCGCTGCGCCTGGAGGCCCTGGCGGCCGAGCCCTTCATCCTCTACCGCCGCGCCTCCGGTCCCGGCCTCTACGACGCTATCGTCGGCGCCTGCCGCACCGCCGGCTTCACGCCGCGCACCGAGCAGGAAGCGCCGCGCATCACCGCAACCCTAAACCTGGTGGCGGCGGGCCTGGGCGTCACCCTAGTGCCGCGCTCGCTGTCCGGGCTGCAGCCGGAATCCATCGTCTACCGCCCGCTCGGCGCGGTGCCGGGCCTGGCGGCGCCGATCCGCCTCGTCGCGCGCAAGACGGACCACTCGGCCGCCGCCCGGCGTTTCGTCGCGCTGGCCCAACAGGAGGCGCGGCGCCACAACAAGTCCCGCGCCGCGAAGAGCTAGCGCCTGCACGAAGCGCCGCCGCACGCGTTTCTTATCGCCGCGGCACAGAATTTCTAGGCAGGCGGCGACTGCCGGCTCGCCCGTCCTCCGGCGGCCCTATATCCTGGACTCATCCGGAGGAGCGACATGAGCGAGCAGCACGACACCGCGCCCAAGGCCCTGACCTTCATCGGCTTCGGCGAGGCCGGCCGGGCCATGGTGGCTGGCCTGCGCGAGGAAAACCCCACGCTGGAGATCCATCTCTGGGACATCCGTTTCAAGGACGACGACAGCACGGACATGCGCGCCACCGCCGCGGCCCTGAACGCGGTCTGCCACGACGACCTGGGCCCGGCCGTAGGCGCCGGCGAGATCGTGCTCTCCACCGTGGTCGCCAAGCAGGCGGTCGCCGTGGCCAAGGCCGCGGCGCCCAGCATGAAGCCCGGCCGGATCTACGTCGACCTCAACTCCGCGGCGCCGCGCACCAAGCTGGACGTCGCCGAAGCCCTGAAAGCCAGCGGCTGCAGCGTGCTTGACGGCGCCATCCTTTCACCCGTGCCCAAGCACGGCCACAGGGTGCCGATCCTGCTCTGCGGCCCCGAGGCGGCGCGCGCCACGGCGAAGCTGGCGGCCCTCGGCTTCAATGTCGAAGACGGCGGCGCGACCCTGGGCGCCGCTTCGGCCACCAAGATGCTGCGCTCCATCATGATCAAGGGCGTCGAGGCGCTGTTCCTGGAGTGCGTCGCGGCAGCCAGTCAGTTCGGCGCCTCCCAGCGGGTTCTGGAATCCCTGCAGCCGAGCCTGCCGGGCCTCGACTGGCCGGAGCGGGCGCGCTACCTCACATCGCGCAGCGCCCTGCACGGCACGCGCCGCGCGGCGGAGATGACCGAAGCGGCGACCATGCTGCGCGATATGGGGATCGAGCCCATGATGGCCGAGGCCGCGGCCAGACGCATCGCCTGGGCTGCCGGACAGGGGCTGAAAGACGGCCTCGTCGACGACGCCTTCCCCACGGTCGAGGCCATGGAAAGGGCCTTTCCCCGCAAGGCCGCGCCGGACACCTGAACCCGGCCCCGGCCAGGGCCCCAGCCAGGAACAGGCAGCCAGGAACAGGCAGCCAGGAACAGGCAGCCAGGGCGGGTTGTCTCGGGCATTCGGACGCCGCCTTCGCGAGTAACACCGATCCTCGCCACCGTGCCATAGTGATTCTTTCAAACAGACGGGGAGCCACAGCCATGTCCAAGCGGGCTTTGATCGTTGGCGGCAGCGGCGGAATCGGCAGGGGCATCGCCGTCCGCCTCGCCGCCGATGGCTGGAACATCCTGGCCCATGGGCGCAAGGAAGACGCCCTGGCCGAGACTTTGGCGGCAGTAGCCGGAGCCGGAGGCTCGGGCGAGAGCTTCCAGGCGGAACTGACGGACCCCGTCCAGGTCGCCGCCCTGGCGGACTGGGCCGGGCGCGGCGGCCGCCTGGACGCGGTGGTTTGGACGGCGGCCGGCGGCCGCTCCGTGCCGACGGCGCCCGAGAGCTTCGAGGAGTGGGACCGCACCCTGGCGGGCATTCTCCATGCGCCCATGCGCCTGACGGCCCTGACCTTGCCGGCGGTACGCGCCGCCCAGGGCGCCTATCTCTATCTCTGCGGCATGTACGCCAAAATCGGGATGGCGAAGATGGCCGCCCACTGCGCGGGCCGGCACGGCCTGGAAGGCTTCGCCAAGGCGCTTTTCGAGGAGGTCCGCGAGGACGGCGTACGCGTGACCCTGCTGCACCCCGGCTTCGTCAATACCGCCATGACCAACCCGGAACGGCTGGATCCCGCAAAATGCGTTCAGGTCGAGGACATCGCCGAGATGGCGGCCCTGGCCGTCACCCTGCCGGCCAACGCCTGCGTCACCGAGATGTTGGTGCGCCCGCAGCGTTCGCCCTACCGCTAGAGCGGATCAGGGTCGGCCGGAATCGCCGAAGGCGATCCATCGGTCCTGTGAATCTGCTCTATACCTTATTGGATAGATCGGATTCACACGATCGGACGGGACCGCATTGCGTTTCCGTCTAATCGTGATCCGATCCAGGCGGTCCGGTCCACGCAGCGAGAAAAAGGGAAAGGGTCCTTGCGGCCTCTCCCTTGAGTTCGCGAACAGAGCCTCCTGCCTGAGGGGAACATCCGTCCTTTGCGCATCAGTCCTTGTAGGAGGGGTCGATGCGATCGAGCTTGCGGCGCAGCGCCGGCCACTCGACCTTGCCGATGGGACGATAGCCCTTTTCGGAGTTGTTGAACCTGTTGCGCTCGATGGTGGTGCGCTGCACCTCCTCGGGGATGGGGTTCAGCTCGGCGCCCGACTGCTGGAAGGCAAGCTGCATGTAGCAGGCGCGCTCGGCCCGGTACATCCACATGAAAGCTTCGCCCGTGCTGCGCCCGACGGTCAGGAGCCCGTGGTTGCGCAGGATCAGCACGTTGTTGTCGCCCAAGTCGCGCACGATGCTCTCGCGCTCGTCGAGGTCGGTGGCGATTCCTTGGTAGTCGTGATAGCCGGTCTGGGCGATCACCGCCATGGCGTGCTGGGTGATCGGCAGCAACCCGTCTTTCTGGGTCGCAACGCCGGTGCCGGCGCGGGTATGGGTGTGGATCACGCAGGCGACGTCCGGCCGCGCCATATGGATGGCGCCGTGGATGACGAAGCCCGCCGGATTGATGCTGTAGTCCGTCGGCGAGAGGATACCGCCCTCCTGATCCACCTTCACAAGGCTGGAGGCGGTGATCTCGTCGAACATCAGCCCGAAGGGGTTGATGAGAAAGTGATCCTCCGGCCCCGGCACCCGCGCCGAGAGGTGCGTGGCCAGCAGGTCCGACCAGCCGTAGTGGTCGACCAGGCGGAAGGCGGCGGCGAGGTCGACGCGCATCTCCCATTCCTCGGGCGGACAATCGATCTTGGGGGCTTCCTGCGGCATGGCCATGGGGAAGGGTCCTTCAGGCAAGGGTCGGCAAGCAAGAGGTCGGCAGGCAGGGGCCGGAAATCGCAAATGGCCGCGCTGCGCCGGCCATTAGAACTCAACCCGCCATGCCCCCGCCAGGGCCAGGAAGTCATTGCACACGAAAGTAATAGGCATCGCACATAAGTAATCCCTGAGTGCTTGGCGCAAGGAACAGACCTCATTAAGGTGAGTTCAACCGGGCAGCACGCACCGGACAACTCAAGGCACGTCAACGCCTTTTGGGGCGGGATTCACTCGAGGGAGGACAATATGTCTGTTTTCAAGACCACCTGTGGGGTGGCATTCGGCCTCGCGGCCGCCGCAGCCGTTTCAACCCAGGCCTTTGCCGCCGGCGACGGACTCAACCTGGAGGGCAAGACGGTCGAATTCGTGATTCCCTTCTCGGAATCCGGCGGCTCCGCACGCTGGGCGAACTTCTACGCGCCGCTGCTCAGCGAGGCGCTGCCCGGCAATCCCACCGTCGTGGTGCGCTATCGCCCCGGTGCCGGCTCGACCAAGGGCGCCAACTGGTTCCAGGAGCAGGATACCGCCGACGGCACGCTGATCTTCGGCTCCTCCGGCTCGACCCAGTTCCCCTACCTGCTGGGCGACCCGCGCGTGCGCTACGAATACAACGACTGGCAGGTCGTGCTGGCCTCCGGCGTCGGCGGCGTCAGCTACCTGCCGCCCGACATCGCCAAGCGCTTCGACGGCGACGCCGACGACCTGGGCGACATCGATTTCATCTGGGGCAGCCAGGGCGCCACGCGCCTGGATCTGGTCGCCAACCTGGCCTGGAAGATGCTGGGCATGAAGGTGGTGCCGGTCTTCGGCATCGAGGGCCGGGGCGACGGCCGCCTGATGTTCGAGCGCGGCGAAGCCAACATCGACTACCAGACCTCGCCGGCCTATCTGCGCAGCGTCGTGCCGATGGTCGAGCAGGGCCTGGCCGTGCCGATGATGACCTGGGGCTCGCTGGACGACGACGGCAACATCGTGCGTGATCCCACCTTCCCGGACATCCCGACCTTCAAGGAGGTCTGCGAGAAGACGGCGGCCTGCGAGACCAAGGGCGACGCCTGGGACGCCTG encodes the following:
- a CDS encoding tricarboxylate transporter — protein: MSVFKTTCGVAFGLAAAAAVSTQAFAAGDGLNLEGKTVEFVIPFSESGGSARWANFYAPLLSEALPGNPTVVVRYRPGAGSTKGANWFQEQDTADGTLIFGSSGSTQFPYLLGDPRVRYEYNDWQVVLASGVGGVSYLPPDIAKRFDGDADDLGDIDFIWGSQGATRLDLVANLAWKMLGMKVVPVFGIEGRGDGRLMFERGEANIDYQTSPAYLRSVVPMVEQGLAVPMMTWGSLDDDGNIVRDPTFPDIPTFKEVCEKTAACETKGDAWDAWKAFFIAGFPAQKMVFLPKTAPKEVVDGYEAAFKKILARSDFQQMAEKTLGKDPQMTGKAANNAKKLATTVPPSAKQFVIDWLKADYDVSLQ
- a CDS encoding LysR family transcriptional regulator, which gives rise to MDLRHLRYFVAVAEEGHVTRAAERLGIQQPPLSQQIKALEGELEVQLFRRKPRGVELTEAGESLLEDARRILGEVEGALLRARHTARGELGRLAVGFTASSPFHPFVTRLLRDFRSRHPRVIMTLEEMGSSELVEAVQAERLDVAFIRPAIPPGEGVTLHDLLEEPMVAALPADHRLATASRRPLRLEALAAEPFILYRRASGPGLYDAIVGACRTAGFTPRTEQEAPRITATLNLVAAGLGVTLVPRSLSGLQPESIVYRPLGAVPGLAAPIRLVARKTDHSAAARRFVALAQQEARRHNKSRAAKS
- a CDS encoding Glu/Leu/Phe/Val dehydrogenase produces the protein MEDAFRFCDNLGPAKVIHIYETHSGLNAILVVDNVARGPAIGGVRMAPDVSTEECFRLARAMTFKNAAADLRHGGGKAVIVGDPRMPPEGKARLIRAFAAAIAEVSDYIPGPDMGTDETCMAWIHDEIGRCVGLPSVLGGIPLDEIGATGFGLSIAVDVARGFCDLDLQGARVAVQGFGSVGRHAARFLAEKGAVLVAAADSKVTLADPAGLDIEALAALKDSGRNLGDHPAGEKLDRDAVVGVDCDIWIPAARPDVIREDNVDQVKAKLVVEGANIPVTAEAEAALHDRGVLVIPDFIANAGGVICGAVEFAGGGERQAFDAIEEKVRRNTRAVLEASRDDRVAPRAAAVTLARQRVEAATALRRWA
- a CDS encoding dihydrolipoamide acetyltransferase family protein, coding for MTTFKLPDLGEGLQDAEIVSWHVGPGDRVVADQPLVSVETDKAVVEIPSPQSGRIAKTFGAPGDIVEIGAPLVEFESAAAEDKGTVVGSIAAAEQPKAAPGKAAAAETAKTGPGVKAAPAVRALAKRLGVDLSHVAASGPEGAVLASDVERAAAAIGAAGPPEPLRGVRRAMALNMARAHAEVVPATVTEEADIHAWAQGSDATLRLVRAIVAGCAAEPALNAWFLGMETGRRLHDRVDLGIAMDTEDGLFVPVLRDVGGRTTADLRQGLERMKADVRARRVPPKELRGQTITLSNFGMFGGRHAALVVLPPQVAILGAGRIAERAVAYDGRLAVRRVLPLSLTFDHRAVMGGEASRFLATAVRDLEQPE
- a CDS encoding class II aldolase/adducin family protein; protein product: MAMPQEAPKIDCPPEEWEMRVDLAAAFRLVDHYGWSDLLATHLSARVPGPEDHFLINPFGLMFDEITASSLVKVDQEGGILSPTDYSINPAGFVIHGAIHMARPDVACVIHTHTRAGTGVATQKDGLLPITQHAMAVIAQTGYHDYQGIATDLDERESIVRDLGDNNVLILRNHGLLTVGRSTGEAFMWMYRAERACYMQLAFQQSGAELNPIPEEVQRTTIERNRFNNSEKGYRPIGKVEWPALRRKLDRIDPSYKD
- a CDS encoding DUF1932 domain-containing protein; translation: MSEQHDTAPKALTFIGFGEAGRAMVAGLREENPTLEIHLWDIRFKDDDSTDMRATAAALNAVCHDDLGPAVGAGEIVLSTVVAKQAVAVAKAAAPSMKPGRIYVDLNSAAPRTKLDVAEALKASGCSVLDGAILSPVPKHGHRVPILLCGPEAARATAKLAALGFNVEDGGATLGAASATKMLRSIMIKGVEALFLECVAAASQFGASQRVLESLQPSLPGLDWPERARYLTSRSALHGTRRAAEMTEAATMLRDMGIEPMMAEAAARRIAWAAGQGLKDGLVDDAFPTVEAMERAFPRKAAPDT
- a CDS encoding alpha-ketoacid dehydrogenase subunit beta, giving the protein MSELTLVEAVRLALARAMGDDETVLLLGEDVGIDGGVFRATEGLLARFGAARVIDTPLSESLFTGLAVGLGAQGFRPVIEYQFMGFMYPAIDQVLNHAGRLRNRTRGRLSCPMVIRAPYGGGIHAPEHHSESMEALFAHIPGIRVVIPSSPAKAYGLLLAAIRDPDPVVFLEPKRIYRATKEEVCDDGSALPLDTCFTLREGRDVTLVSWGAMLRETLAAAETLAAEGKEAEVIDVATLKPLDMDTILASVARTGRCVIVQEAPLSGGVGAEIAAGLADRGLVDLLAPVGRVAGYDTVMPLPRLEAHYMPTEQRILRKARETLAYT
- a CDS encoding SDR family oxidoreductase — encoded protein: MSKRALIVGGSGGIGRGIAVRLAADGWNILAHGRKEDALAETLAAVAGAGGSGESFQAELTDPVQVAALADWAGRGGRLDAVVWTAAGGRSVPTAPESFEEWDRTLAGILHAPMRLTALTLPAVRAAQGAYLYLCGMYAKIGMAKMAAHCAGRHGLEGFAKALFEEVREDGVRVTLLHPGFVNTAMTNPERLDPAKCVQVEDIAEMAALAVTLPANACVTEMLVRPQRSPYR